ACTTACAAGGCGTTGATTCTTTGTATTCCATTGTACAGATGCCTGGGGGTATTCCCGTGGCAACAGTAGCAATAGGTAACGCCAAAAATGCTGGACTTTTAGCGGTGCAAATTCTCGCAACCCAGCTACCAGAATTACTCGAAAAAGTGCAACAATACCGCCAAAGCCTCTGTGAATCGGTAATAGCAAAACAAGCCAAACTCGAACAACTAGGCTATGAGCAATATTTGCAACAAGAATTGTCATAGCACAATCGCCAAAATTTTAGCAGCAAGTCAAAATTTAAACATGACTTGATAATAACCAGTTATGCATTTATTTTATAAAAATTTAATAATCTTCTTGACTTTTCTCTCCTGAAGTCAGAGAATGCTGACACTGTAAAGGATATAGTTTCCTCCGGGAAAAACCTCCAGACTACTAAAAGAGTCAAGCAAAAAAAAATAGTATCTGATCATACAGAATTACAGCTTGAGTAAATAGAAAATCAATCAAATTTATTGTTCACTTTATCGAGGTTTATCAAGGAACCTACTGTAATCATGCCCAAGTTTTGGGAGGTTACAGCAGTAAAGTTACAGTATTCTTTATCACCGTTTAGTGTGATTTTAACGTAAAAATTGCCAATTGTTGGGCTGATTCTTCCTAAAGCATCATATTGACCGATTAAACATTAAGTGCAGGAGGGTGGAATGTTTCGGAAACTGCATAATATTTTCTTAATCAAATCATCAAAAAATGTTTACAAATGTACCAATAGTTTCTTAAACTCCTAATTGAGTTATCTGAATTTATGCTTTGTAAACCAGTGGCATCAAGAACCACCGGGGTTAAGTTTGGGCGGTATTTTTTTTGCTAAACTTGTTTTTTTCATTCAAGGTTGGAGGATGTAATTCATACTCATGTACAAACAGAAATCAAGAATCAAAAATAGACGAATATCGGCAATAAAATCGGCTAAAAGTATACGATTAAACTCAAAAATCAAGGGATTTAATTTAGCAATTAAGCAGCTTTCTCCCAGTTGGCAAGCCTGCTTACCTTTAGCTTGTTTGATTGTTTTGGGCTGGGGTTATGTCGCAGTTGCCCAAACACCAGATGCAGGGCCAACAACAGCAGAACTTAAAGTTGCTCTGGATACTCTTTGGGTAGCGATCGCCGCTTTTTTAGTATTCTTTATGAATGCTGGTTTCGGGATGTTAGAAACCGGGTTCTGTCGCCAGAAAAACGCCGTCAACGTTCTCTCAAAAAACTTAATTGTTTTTGCTCTCGCTAGTGTTACCTTTTGGGCAATTGGTTTTGGTTTCATGTTTGGCGACGGTAATAACTTCTTGGGAACTTCTGGGTTTTTCCTCTTAGGAGCAGATAACAGTCCTGTCACAGGCGATGCTTATCAAGGTGTCTTCAGTTCTCTGAATTGGGCTGGTGTGCCTTTAGCCGCCAAATTTTTATTTCAATTGGCCTTTGCGGGAACTGCCGCCACAATTGTTTCTGGTGCGGTAGCCGAAAGAATTAAATTTGCTGACTTCTTAATCTTCAGCGTCCTACTTGTAGGTATTGCCTACGCCATTACCGGACATTGGATTTGGGGTGGTGGTTGGTTAAGTGAATTTGGATTTTGGGATTTTGCTGGTTCTACCGTCGTTCACTCTGTAGGTGGTTGGGCTGCTTTAATGGGAGCCGCATTTCTCGGACCACGGATCGGTAAATATCAAGACCAGCAAATAGTGGCTATACCTGGTCACAATATGAGTATTGCGACCTTGGGCTGTTTAATTCTCTGGTTGGGCTGGTTTGGTTTTAACCCCGGTTCCACAATGGCTGCTGATGGAAATGCGATCGCTCATATAGCTCTGACTACTAACATGGCCGCTGCTGCGGGTGGAATCGCCGCTACAGGTACAGCTTGGATTTACTTAGGTAAGCCAGACTTATCCATGATTATCAACGGCGTATTGGCTGGCTTGGTGGGAATTACAGCTTCTTGTGCTTACGTGAGTATTCCTGCTTCTTTAATTATCGGCTTTATTGCCGGAATTATCGTCGTTTTCTCCGTCACACTCTTTGACAAAATCCACATTGATGACCCAGTAGGAGCCACCTCAGTTCACCTAGTTTGCGGTATCTGGGGAACTCTAGCCGTTGGTCTTTGGTCTGTCGGTCCTGGCGTTTATTCCTGGTACGGTGAAGGTGCTGGACCAACTGCGGGTTTATTCGCCGGCGGTGGCTTGGGACAGTTATTAATTCAATTGGTTGGCGTTCTGAGTGTAGGTGGAATGACAGTTGTTTTTAGCAGCATCTTCTGGCTGTTCCTCAAGGCTACTTTAGGTATCCGAGTATCTAGAGAAGAGGAATTAGAAGGTTTAGATATCAGCGAACACGGTATGGAAGCATATCATGGATTTCTCACAGAAACTAACCCTGGCGGATTTCCTGAAGGATATGGTTCAGCCGGAGTATCACAAGACAAATATTAATTAGTCATTTGTCATTTGTCATTTGTCCTTAGTTGTTGACGGTGTATCAATGACGCTGCACTCCGAGTAGCGGATTGATTGCTGAACCCGCCCATGAGATTTTTGAGATCGATCCTAGCGGCGGGTTTTTTCATGCAAAATTTTTTCTGGCTTAAAGTTATAGGAAGTGCTGAGTCAATACCTTTCGGTTAAGGGATGTAGAGACTTTCCATGGAACGTCTCTACAAGGGTTTTCGGCTCAGGAATTTGCTTAACCGAACAGTATTGAGTGCTGAGTGCTAATGACATATTGGCGCTAAGGATTTAAAATCTGAGTCAAATTATTGGTATATTTTGCTATTTGTGTCCACTTCTGCAAAAACTTTTCCGCTCTGGGGATTTTTCTTGCTGGTAACCAACAGCATACTAATGTTGGCAGTCATCTTGCTCATTTGGCAACAGCAGCGATTTACAGATGTTTTTGGTAATCCATTCTCCCCGGATAAAGTTCGTCAAACCCCAGCCATCTCACCAGATTTAGGGCCCCGTCATCAACTCACTTATCAGCAGTGGGTAGATATTCTCAAGCAAGAAGCCAAAGTAGCCTCTGAACAACCTCCTGAGAATTTAAGCATCCTCACAGGAGATTCCCTGACTCTGTGGTTTCCCCCACAGTTTTTACCCGACGACAGAAATTGGCTCAATCAGGCGATTTCCGGTGAATCTAGCGATGGACTATTAAAAAGATTAGACTTATTTGACAGTACCCAGCCAGAGATAATTTTTGTGATGATTGGCATTAATGATCTCATCCGGGGGGTAAGTGATCCAGTCATTTTAGAGAATCAACGGCAAATTATGACTTACCTCCGCAAGACGCATCCCAAAGCAGAAATTGTCGTTCAGTCAATTTTGCCTCATGGGGATAAAGAAGCCACTTGGGAGGGAAGAGAGAAACTGCTAACCCTTCCCAACAGTCGGATTCGCCAGTTAAATCAACAACTGCAAAGCACAGCTAGCACAGTCGGTGTGAAATATCTTGATTTGTATCCTTTATTTACTAACGAACAGGGTAATCTTCGCAGTGAATTTACTACTGATGGCTTACATCTCAATCCCACAGGTTATGTAGTTTGGCGTACTGCGTTACAAATGTATAGCAATATGGAATTGGGGAATGGGGAGTAGGGAGAAGAGGAACGGGGGCAGGGGGCAGGGGGCAGGGGAGAAGAGGAACGGTTGTTAAGTAACCGGAAGTTTTAAAGTAATTTCTCACTCCCCCTTGCTCCGGTGCTCCGGTGCGCCCCTGCTTCTTCTGGGGAGTGTGGGGAATGGGCT
The window above is part of the Nodularia spumigena CCY9414 genome. Proteins encoded here:
- a CDS encoding ammonium transporter → MYKQKSRIKNRRISAIKSAKSIRLNSKIKGFNLAIKQLSPSWQACLPLACLIVLGWGYVAVAQTPDAGPTTAELKVALDTLWVAIAAFLVFFMNAGFGMLETGFCRQKNAVNVLSKNLIVFALASVTFWAIGFGFMFGDGNNFLGTSGFFLLGADNSPVTGDAYQGVFSSLNWAGVPLAAKFLFQLAFAGTAATIVSGAVAERIKFADFLIFSVLLVGIAYAITGHWIWGGGWLSEFGFWDFAGSTVVHSVGGWAALMGAAFLGPRIGKYQDQQIVAIPGHNMSIATLGCLILWLGWFGFNPGSTMAADGNAIAHIALTTNMAAAAGGIAATGTAWIYLGKPDLSMIINGVLAGLVGITASCAYVSIPASLIIGFIAGIIVVFSVTLFDKIHIDDPVGATSVHLVCGIWGTLAVGLWSVGPGVYSWYGEGAGPTAGLFAGGGLGQLLIQLVGVLSVGGMTVVFSSIFWLFLKATLGIRVSREEELEGLDISEHGMEAYHGFLTETNPGGFPEGYGSAGVSQDKY
- a CDS encoding SGNH/GDSL hydrolase family protein, with amino-acid sequence MLAVILLIWQQQRFTDVFGNPFSPDKVRQTPAISPDLGPRHQLTYQQWVDILKQEAKVASEQPPENLSILTGDSLTLWFPPQFLPDDRNWLNQAISGESSDGLLKRLDLFDSTQPEIIFVMIGINDLIRGVSDPVILENQRQIMTYLRKTHPKAEIVVQSILPHGDKEATWEGREKLLTLPNSRIRQLNQQLQSTASTVGVKYLDLYPLFTNEQGNLRSEFTTDGLHLNPTGYVVWRTALQMYSNMELGNGE